The Carassius gibelio isolate Cgi1373 ecotype wild population from Czech Republic chromosome B9, carGib1.2-hapl.c, whole genome shotgun sequence genome includes a region encoding these proteins:
- the cmklr2 gene encoding chemerin-like receptor 2 has translation MMTQEDGEYENSTYEYMDYGYVEEAKAGGYAQREALHIISVIIYSLAFTLGVIGNGLVIWVTGFKSKRTVNSVWLQNLAIADFVFVLFLPFSIDYVLRDFHWLFGKTMCKLNSFVCTMNMYASVLFLTVLSLDRYISLAHLSWSEKYRNVRRAWCVCALIWITSCCLSCPALIFRDVFQHKGKVVCFNNFHDESRHMIVVRHIAMVSMRTAVGFLLPFATITISGVLLAIKMRQSDSVRVNSFSRTVSAVILAFFLCWVPFHTFSLMELSMHHTNYLHSVLIVGFPLATSLAFFNSCVNPILYVLLTKKVRKLVRRSCLKFTKSSLRELSQSVSATELDSPLPSCSPEETTANSYV, from the coding sequence ATGATGACCCAGGAAGACGGAGAGTATGAAAACAGCACTTATGAATACATGGACTATGGATACGTGGAGGAGGCCAAGGCTGGAGGCTACGCTCAGAGAGAAGCTCTTCACATCATATCAGTGATCATCTACAGCCTGGCGTTCACTCTGGGAGTCATCGGGAACGGCCTGGTCATCTGGGTGACCGGTTTCAAAAGCAAACGGACCGTGAACAGCGTTTGGCTGCAGAATCTGGCCATCGCTGACTTTGTGTTCGTGCTCTTCCTGCCGTTCTCCATCGACTACGTGCTGCGAGACTTTCACTGGCTCTTCGGGAAGACCATGTGCAAGCTGAACTCGTTCGTGTGCACCATGAACATGTACGCCAGCGTGCTGTTTCTGACCGTCTTGAGCTTGGATCGCTACATCTCACTGGCCCACCTGAGCTGGTCGGAGAAGTACAGAAACGTCCGGAGGGCCTGGTGCGTGTGTGCGCTGATTTGGATCACGTCCTGCTGTCTAAGCTGTCCGGCATTGATTTTCCGTGACGTGTTCCAGCACAAAGGGAAGGTTGTGTGTTTTAATAACTTTCACGATGAGAGCAGGCACATGATAGTGGTGAGGCACATCGCGATGGTGTCGATGCGCACCGCAGTGGGCTTTCTGCTTCCGTTTGCAACCATCACCATCAGCGGCGTTCTGCTGGCTATTAAGATGCGCCAGTCCGACTCGGTGCGCGTGAACAGCTTCTCCAGAACCGTCTCTGCCGTGATTCTTGCTTTCTTCTTGTGTTGGGTGCCGTTTCACACGTTCAGCCTGATGGAGCTGAGCATGCATCACACCAACTACCTGCACTCCGTGCTCATCGTGGGCTTCCCGCTCGCCACCAGCCTGGCCTTCTTCAACAGCTGCGTCAACCCCATCCTGTACGTACTGCTAACCAAGAAGGTGCGTAAACTGGTGAGGAGGTCGTGTTTGAAGTTCACCAAGAGCTCGCTGAGGGAGCTGAGTCAGTCAGTGTCTGCGACGGAGTTAGACTCGCCGCTGCCCAGCTGCTCACCTGAAGAAACCACGGCCAACTCCTACGTCTGA